In the Paenibacillus pabuli genome, one interval contains:
- a CDS encoding GH39 family glycosyl hydrolase encodes MKLFVNSVKHIDFHWHKEVEVVYVLHGSIIMYLDQQQYTLHEDDLIVVNSMSVHKIERTNQDNVLLTLQFGPELMNNNAFISCNSAMNVEQDALRLYSIKQYLAQMVWEINKKTPGYQNFTMGRLQMLCGCLQRYFSSGINSALEEGSKDYDYKRLNRVLTYIDIHYNEKITLQDMADSEHLSLHYFSHFFTDKIGIPFQKYLTLIRLEKAQAQLAANDKNISDIALDCGFANVKLFNKYFKEKYGCTPGSYREASRVPEPHQLNVNRKPKTYEESSSGDYYEMETLNAIGSLYRYLDAKVDADQDTLPVPSAHLSDQTHIEIRADQTSIVYEKHWNITMTAGRAIEGLREDWRKQLSSLKGKVPFQYIRFHGIFNDEMMVYSETEDGISVYNWSYVDKLYDFLLDQGVRPFVELSFMPNQLARSKETLFWWRGNISPPSDPAKWQGLVREFIRHCLNRYGAEEVKKWYFEVWNEPDLAGVCWAGSKEEYFAFYESTAHAIKSVLPELRVGGPAMGYGSLWNDIWAEEFLSYCRKREVALDFFSFHIYSEYPKLKVEEDRLTQIMPPSFYKESIDLLRQKMKAASYSHVELHVTEWNFSIYDRNLLHDTMFMAPFVIYHTMNTLGDVKAMAFWSFTDVFEESIVPASPFYGGFGLINRDGLKKPSYYAYELMQKLGDELLIKGDGYVGTRKRDGSMQFLFYHYVHVDRLFASGDWSELSCSTRYDVFEEKGSKAFELTLNKLSGPYKCTSYQLDREHGSVFDEWARMGSPYSLTEEEIAYLNGRSGPVMGTEMVRDECWRREIVLPPHGVMLLILDRQY; translated from the coding sequence ATGAAACTCTTCGTGAACTCGGTGAAACATATTGATTTCCATTGGCATAAGGAAGTGGAAGTTGTATACGTTCTTCATGGTTCAATCATCATGTATCTGGACCAGCAGCAATATACACTGCATGAAGATGATTTGATTGTCGTTAACAGCATGTCCGTCCACAAGATTGAACGAACCAATCAGGACAATGTGCTATTAACATTGCAATTCGGTCCCGAGTTGATGAACAATAATGCTTTTATCTCCTGTAACTCTGCCATGAACGTGGAGCAGGACGCTCTACGCCTGTATAGTATTAAACAATATCTTGCGCAAATGGTATGGGAGATTAACAAAAAAACGCCGGGTTATCAAAACTTTACCATGGGCAGATTACAGATGTTATGCGGCTGCCTGCAGAGGTATTTTTCCAGTGGAATAAATTCCGCATTGGAAGAAGGAAGCAAGGATTATGACTATAAAAGACTGAACAGGGTCCTCACATATATTGATATTCACTACAATGAGAAGATTACGCTGCAGGATATGGCGGATTCCGAGCATTTAAGCTTGCATTATTTCTCCCACTTCTTCACCGACAAAATCGGGATACCTTTCCAAAAGTATTTGACGCTCATTCGCCTCGAGAAAGCTCAAGCCCAGCTGGCAGCGAATGATAAAAATATTTCGGATATCGCACTGGATTGCGGATTTGCCAATGTGAAGCTGTTTAACAAATACTTCAAAGAAAAGTACGGCTGCACGCCAGGCTCCTATCGGGAAGCTTCGCGAGTACCGGAACCCCATCAGCTGAATGTAAACCGCAAGCCCAAAACGTATGAGGAATCTTCAAGCGGCGATTATTACGAGATGGAAACGTTGAATGCGATTGGCTCACTGTATCGATATCTGGATGCTAAGGTTGACGCGGATCAGGACACGCTCCCTGTACCGTCTGCACATCTGTCAGACCAAACTCACATTGAAATTCGTGCAGACCAGACATCAATTGTCTACGAAAAGCACTGGAATATCACCATGACGGCAGGAAGAGCTATTGAAGGCTTGCGTGAAGATTGGCGGAAGCAGCTGTCCTCACTGAAAGGAAAAGTACCTTTTCAATATATTCGATTTCACGGCATATTTAATGACGAGATGATGGTGTACAGCGAAACGGAGGATGGCATCTCCGTTTATAATTGGTCTTACGTGGACAAGTTGTATGATTTCTTGCTGGATCAGGGAGTGAGGCCATTCGTGGAATTAAGCTTTATGCCGAACCAGCTGGCGAGATCCAAAGAAACGTTGTTTTGGTGGAGGGGGAATATTAGTCCGCCATCCGACCCTGCCAAGTGGCAAGGCCTTGTGCGTGAGTTCATTCGACACTGTTTGAATCGTTATGGGGCGGAAGAAGTGAAGAAATGGTATTTCGAAGTGTGGAACGAGCCTGACCTGGCTGGCGTTTGTTGGGCAGGAAGCAAGGAAGAATACTTCGCTTTTTATGAATCGACCGCCCATGCCATCAAATCGGTATTGCCCGAGCTGAGAGTGGGAGGCCCAGCTATGGGTTATGGATCTCTCTGGAACGACATTTGGGCTGAGGAGTTTCTGTCATATTGCCGCAAGCGGGAAGTTGCTCTCGACTTTTTCTCGTTCCATATCTATTCGGAGTATCCCAAGCTGAAAGTTGAAGAGGATCGTTTAACCCAAATCATGCCTCCATCTTTTTATAAAGAGAGTATTGATCTTCTGCGGCAAAAAATGAAGGCGGCTTCGTACAGTCATGTCGAACTTCATGTGACCGAGTGGAACTTTTCGATATATGACCGTAACTTGCTGCACGATACCATGTTCATGGCTCCGTTTGTCATTTACCACACCATGAATACGCTCGGTGACGTGAAAGCAATGGCGTTCTGGTCCTTTACCGATGTATTCGAAGAAAGCATCGTTCCCGCTTCTCCTTTCTACGGGGGCTTCGGCCTGATTAACCGCGATGGTCTGAAGAAACCTAGCTATTATGCATATGAGCTTATGCAGAAGCTCGGTGATGAGCTGCTGATCAAAGGAGACGGTTATGTCGGAACGCGAAAAAGGGACGGAAGCATGCAATTTCTGTTCTATCACTATGTGCATGTAGATCGGCTGTTTGCGAGTGGAGATTGGTCCGAGCTATCCTGTTCAACCCGTTATGACGTATTTGAGGAGAAAGGCAGCAAAGCTTTTGAGCTCACGCTTAACAAGCTCTCAGGACCTTATAAATGCACCAGTTATCAACTGGATCGGGAGCATGGATCGGTATTTGATGAGTGGGCTCGCATGGGTTCGCCATATTCCCTGACGGAAGAAGAAATCGCCTATTTAAACGGCAGGAGCGGACCCGTCATGGGGACAGAAATGGTTAGGGATGAATGTTGGCGCAGAGAAATTGTGCTTCCGCCACATGGCGTGATGCTGCTCATTTTGGATAGACAATATTAA
- a CDS encoding PTS sugar transporter subunit IIC — protein MKRFMKWMTDSFAPRLEAFTNNIWVSSIQEAIMVAIPMIFIGSIITLISILQDFIPGMPDLTPITTFSFGLLGLFIAFLTPYVVMEKKERHKIKLLAGMTGVSLFVMLLNPTVNEDGTIQFILERFGPSGMITALLVGVFVALVMIMCNKFSFFKKGSSLPEFIMDWFDFLVPIALVLTTGWVLVYQLHFDIFGLIVNVFEPINALGQSLTGFLLFNFIGVVLYSFGVSPWVMTPIWYAIWIPAIEENAALVAAGQDPVNINTFETFFSGWLGIGGMGATLPLVVWFLMARSKKLKSVGKATIIPSLFNINEPVVYGAPIAFNPLLMVPMWINALITPVIVYLALDWGWVRIPSQIFQLWYTPIGLSTYIMSGFNGLILLAVVLLIVFVVWFPFFKLYDAQELKKEQEQN, from the coding sequence ATGAAGCGTTTCATGAAATGGATGACAGATTCGTTTGCGCCAAGATTGGAGGCATTTACGAATAATATTTGGGTTTCTTCGATTCAAGAAGCCATTATGGTCGCCATTCCGATGATTTTCATCGGTTCGATTATTACATTGATTTCGATTTTGCAGGATTTCATTCCGGGCATGCCGGACTTGACACCCATCACGACATTCAGTTTCGGTTTGCTCGGGTTGTTTATTGCTTTTCTGACGCCTTATGTGGTGATGGAGAAAAAGGAGCGGCACAAAATCAAGCTGCTGGCGGGAATGACGGGGGTATCTCTGTTTGTTATGCTCCTCAACCCGACGGTAAACGAAGACGGTACCATTCAGTTCATCCTTGAACGATTTGGACCATCGGGGATGATCACAGCACTCCTGGTGGGTGTATTCGTTGCGCTTGTGATGATCATGTGCAACAAATTTTCGTTCTTCAAAAAGGGGTCTTCACTTCCCGAATTCATTATGGACTGGTTCGATTTTCTCGTCCCGATCGCCCTGGTATTAACAACAGGATGGGTTCTCGTATATCAGCTTCATTTTGATATTTTTGGACTGATCGTGAACGTGTTTGAGCCAATCAATGCCTTGGGACAAAGTTTAACTGGATTTTTATTGTTCAATTTTATTGGTGTAGTGCTGTATTCCTTCGGCGTAAGCCCTTGGGTCATGACACCGATCTGGTACGCGATCTGGATACCTGCAATCGAAGAAAATGCAGCTCTTGTGGCAGCCGGACAGGATCCTGTCAATATCAACACGTTTGAAACCTTTTTCTCCGGATGGCTGGGTATTGGGGGAATGGGAGCGACCTTACCGTTAGTGGTTTGGTTCCTGATGGCACGTTCGAAAAAACTGAAATCTGTCGGCAAGGCAACCATTATCCCGTCCTTGTTCAACATCAATGAACCCGTCGTGTACGGTGCACCGATTGCCTTTAATCCATTACTCATGGTACCCATGTGGATTAACGCACTTATCACGCCAGTGATTGTGTACTTGGCTCTCGACTGGGGTTGGGTGCGGATCCCGAGCCAGATCTTCCAGCTATGGTACACACCGATCGGCTTGTCCACCTACATTATGTCTGGATTTAACGGTCTTATTTTGCTGGCGGTGGTCCTGCTGATTGTATTTGTGGTTTGGTTCCCGTTTTTCAAACTGTATGATGCCCAGGAATTGAAGAAAGAACAGGAACAAAATTAA
- a CDS encoding beta-glucosidase — MNKSINELLSAMTLAEKASLCAGLNMWMTKGIERLNIPPVHMYDGTNGIRKTNSDEEMGITTENVPATCYPTGSAIGSSWNTELLHEVGVALGQESKAMDVELLLGPGVNMKRTPLGGRNFEYYSEDPCLSGELGAAFINGIQSEGVGASVKHFAGNNQEFEKMVTSSEIDERTLREIYLSAFERIIKKSDPWTVMCSYNLLNGTYTSENEHLLHDILREEWGYEGVVLSDWTAVNDRIRGLKAGLDLEMPGPAHYNAKAIIEAIQNGSLSEEQLDRSVGRILKLVERVTGNKGEGTSEDADYHALARKAAAESIVLLKNENAILPLQPESLGSIAVIGRFAKKPRIQGAGSAKVTPTRVDIPWDEIKNLAGENITMGYSEGYPEDDSIHDELIQESVTLAKNSDVAVLFVGQPEYAESEMHDLQGIDLPEHQVNLIQAVAAVQPKCIVVTSSGSALAMRPWLQHVPGIIHSWLSGQGMGKVIADVLFGHTNPSGKLSETFPVKLSDNPSHMRIRGENGKLYYREGLFVGYRYYDRKELAPQFPFGHGLSYTSFSYTDLKVAQTNRGVTVSFELKNTGKRKGKEVVQLYVHDEECTWTRPEKELKAFVKVELEPGEKRKVTFELEERDFSYYNTKYNRWVAETGYFQISLGSSSKDLRISERLHCDFGKEEITFHKFSLLSEWMSDPAAKKELEKCLNEMNEHVTDKVYLNEEFVGFWEDFPMIKVFQMFGQQWMNERSPDEVIHELIARVNQARN; from the coding sequence ATGAATAAATCGATCAATGAATTGTTGTCGGCAATGACTCTGGCCGAGAAAGCTTCACTCTGCGCGGGATTGAATATGTGGATGACGAAAGGAATCGAGCGGTTGAACATTCCGCCAGTTCATATGTACGACGGGACGAATGGCATCCGTAAAACGAACAGTGACGAAGAAATGGGCATCACAACGGAAAATGTACCCGCCACTTGTTACCCTACGGGTTCGGCCATCGGTTCTTCGTGGAACACGGAATTGTTGCATGAGGTGGGTGTGGCACTAGGACAAGAATCAAAAGCTATGGACGTGGAGCTGCTGCTTGGGCCGGGTGTCAATATGAAAAGAACGCCGCTTGGCGGGAGAAATTTCGAATACTATTCGGAAGACCCTTGCTTGTCGGGTGAACTTGGCGCAGCTTTCATTAACGGGATCCAAAGCGAAGGTGTGGGTGCTTCTGTCAAGCACTTTGCGGGTAACAACCAGGAGTTTGAGAAGATGGTGACCAGTTCGGAAATCGACGAGCGGACGCTTCGCGAAATTTACCTGAGTGCCTTTGAACGAATTATTAAGAAATCGGACCCTTGGACGGTCATGTGTTCTTATAACTTATTGAATGGAACCTACACGAGTGAGAACGAACATTTGTTGCATGACATTTTGAGAGAAGAGTGGGGATATGAAGGTGTTGTTTTATCCGACTGGACAGCTGTCAATGATCGCATACGCGGTCTGAAGGCTGGGCTTGATCTGGAGATGCCAGGTCCTGCTCATTACAATGCCAAAGCCATCATTGAGGCGATTCAGAACGGAAGCCTTTCCGAAGAACAATTGGATCGAAGCGTGGGTCGCATTTTGAAGCTGGTCGAGCGGGTAACGGGCAACAAAGGCGAGGGGACTTCTGAAGATGCGGATTACCATGCACTTGCTCGTAAAGCGGCAGCCGAAAGTATTGTGCTTCTGAAAAATGAGAACGCAATTCTTCCGCTGCAGCCGGAATCATTGGGGTCCATTGCCGTGATTGGGCGGTTTGCCAAGAAGCCTCGAATTCAGGGGGCAGGCAGTGCGAAGGTAACGCCGACAAGAGTAGACATTCCGTGGGACGAGATAAAGAATCTGGCCGGCGAGAATATTACGATGGGATATTCAGAAGGATACCCGGAGGATGACTCCATTCACGATGAGTTAATTCAGGAGAGCGTCACATTAGCCAAGAATTCTGATGTTGCTGTACTGTTTGTTGGCCAACCGGAATATGCCGAATCGGAGATGCATGATCTGCAAGGAATTGATCTTCCTGAGCATCAAGTGAATTTGATTCAGGCGGTAGCCGCAGTTCAGCCCAAGTGCATCGTTGTAACGAGCAGCGGCTCCGCACTGGCGATGCGTCCATGGTTACAGCATGTACCGGGCATAATTCACTCGTGGTTGTCAGGTCAAGGCATGGGTAAAGTGATTGCAGATGTATTATTTGGGCATACGAATCCATCGGGCAAGCTATCCGAGACCTTCCCCGTGAAGCTATCGGACAATCCTTCTCATATGCGGATTCGCGGAGAGAACGGCAAGCTGTATTATCGTGAAGGTCTTTTTGTGGGATATCGATATTACGACCGCAAAGAACTGGCACCTCAATTTCCGTTTGGGCACGGATTATCATACACATCCTTCTCATATACGGATCTGAAAGTGGCTCAGACAAATAGAGGTGTTACCGTATCCTTTGAATTAAAAAATACCGGTAAGCGCAAGGGGAAAGAAGTAGTGCAATTGTACGTGCACGATGAAGAGTGCACATGGACCCGTCCAGAGAAAGAGTTAAAAGCCTTTGTCAAAGTCGAACTGGAGCCTGGTGAAAAACGCAAGGTTACGTTTGAACTGGAAGAGAGAGATTTTTCATACTACAACACCAAGTATAACCGCTGGGTAGCAGAGACCGGATATTTTCAAATTTCACTCGGCAGCTCGTCCAAAGACCTCCGAATCAGTGAGCGTCTGCATTGTGACTTCGGGAAGGAAGAAATTACGTTCCACAAATTCAGCCTTCTCAGCGAATGGATGAGTGATCCGGCAGCGAAGAAGGAATTGGAGAAATGCCTGAATGAAATGAACGAGCATGTTACAGATAAGGTATATCTTAACGAGGAATTTGTGGGATTTTGGGAAGACTTCCCTATGATCAAGGTATTCCAAATGTTTGGTCAACAATGGATGAACGAGCGTTCACCTGATGAGGTTATTCATGAACTTATTGCCAGGGTTAACCAGGCACGAAATTAA
- a CDS encoding DMT family transporter, whose translation MNDSKAIEKPNRLTDPLVVTLIASLCCLLWGSAFPSIKLGYIAFNIMPEDIASKFVFAGYRFILAGLLLLTLYRLFRKRRFNLTGRQWTSLSMLGVMQTGLQYMFFYIGVSNTTGVKGSIMNATATFFSVVLAHFLYQNDKLSNKKVIGCMLGFIGVIIVNFNTDLLSFSVSFTGEGFVIAAAFIFSITAIYAKHLTSSMDVLVVTGFSLFVGGLTLAMLGLLLGGQVTHFTLESTSNLVYLVLLSSAAFCLWNMLLKYNKVGKVSVYNFLIPVFGAFLSAVFLGESIMELKNLVALLFVSLGIYIVNRASSA comes from the coding sequence GTGAATGACAGTAAAGCAATTGAAAAACCGAACAGATTAACAGATCCACTGGTTGTAACCCTAATCGCAAGCCTATGCTGCTTGTTATGGGGAAGTGCTTTCCCCTCCATTAAACTAGGGTATATCGCTTTTAACATCATGCCAGAAGATATTGCCTCCAAGTTTGTATTTGCCGGATATCGTTTTATACTCGCAGGCTTGCTGCTCCTGACCCTGTATCGCTTGTTTAGAAAACGCAGGTTTAACCTGACTGGACGGCAATGGACTAGCCTCTCTATGCTGGGAGTCATGCAAACAGGCCTGCAGTATATGTTTTTTTACATAGGTGTATCGAATACGACCGGTGTCAAAGGTTCAATCATGAACGCGACAGCTACCTTTTTCAGCGTTGTACTTGCCCATTTCCTGTATCAAAATGATAAGCTAAGCAATAAAAAAGTCATTGGTTGTATGCTTGGATTTATCGGCGTCATTATTGTCAATTTCAATACCGATCTACTTTCATTTTCCGTTTCGTTTACAGGTGAAGGCTTCGTCATTGCAGCTGCATTCATATTTTCCATTACGGCCATCTACGCGAAGCATTTAACCTCTTCCATGGATGTATTGGTCGTAACGGGTTTCAGCCTGTTTGTCGGCGGATTGACGCTGGCTATGCTGGGTCTGCTGCTGGGCGGACAGGTTACACATTTCACCCTGGAATCCACCAGTAACTTAGTTTATTTGGTACTCCTGTCATCCGCAGCATTTTGTTTATGGAATATGCTTCTTAAATACAACAAAGTAGGAAAAGTGTCTGTATACAACTTCCTTATCCCCGTGTTTGGCGCATTTCTATCTGCTGTATTTTTGGGCGAAAGCATTATGGAACTGAAGAATCTGGTTGCCCTCCTGTTCGTGTCGCTCGGCATTTACATCGTGAATCGAGCAAGCTCTGCATAG
- a CDS encoding NUDIX hydrolase: MVFPTHIVSAGGIVEDGQGNILLVKAHDDGWVYPGGITEVGENLMDGVIREIKEESGIDASVSHLVSVVSNTAVHKWYDGVTDVPTKVMFDFVCKLEGGELAASEETSECRWVPKEQVLDYITLPAIRMRYEAYLSFNGSVNYMEYVTATTSECNVKLHRHV; this comes from the coding sequence ATGGTCTTTCCAACGCATATCGTATCGGCAGGCGGAATTGTAGAAGACGGACAAGGAAATATCCTGTTGGTAAAAGCTCATGATGATGGATGGGTGTATCCAGGCGGGATTACTGAAGTAGGAGAAAACCTGATGGATGGCGTCATACGTGAAATCAAAGAGGAAAGTGGCATTGATGCCAGCGTTAGTCATTTAGTTAGTGTCGTCTCTAATACAGCAGTACATAAGTGGTATGACGGCGTGACAGATGTTCCAACAAAGGTCATGTTTGATTTCGTGTGCAAATTAGAAGGTGGGGAATTAGCTGCATCTGAGGAAACGAGTGAGTGCAGGTGGGTTCCAAAGGAACAGGTGCTGGATTATATTACACTACCTGCCATCCGCATGCGTTATGAAGCGTATCTGAGCTTTAATGGTTCAGTGAATTACATGGAGTACGTCACTGCGACAACATCAGAGTGCAATGTCAAGCTTCATAGACATGTTTAG
- a CDS encoding TetR/AcrR family transcriptional regulator yields the protein MSKLDRRVQKSQEAIKNAFIQLMSEKNLDQITIQDISDRANVGRRTIYDHYMDKFDLLDKLIEEHINELRKICEAASDLSFAEGNLLWFEYFEHHLPFFSTMLSSKGASVFRHHFLAFVIEELEGEVSVTEGINQGLSKEIILNFFGAAIVEVVEAWLTNGLSEPTQVIAEQVGTLLDRNF from the coding sequence ATGTCCAAATTGGATCGAAGAGTGCAAAAATCTCAGGAAGCCATTAAGAATGCATTTATCCAACTGATGTCTGAGAAAAATCTGGATCAAATTACGATTCAGGATATTTCCGATCGAGCTAACGTTGGTCGAAGAACGATCTATGATCATTACATGGATAAATTTGATTTGCTCGACAAACTCATCGAAGAGCACATCAACGAACTTCGAAAAATATGTGAAGCTGCATCTGATTTAAGTTTTGCCGAGGGAAATCTACTCTGGTTTGAATACTTTGAACATCATCTCCCCTTCTTCTCAACCATGTTATCAAGCAAAGGGGCCTCTGTATTTCGTCATCATTTCCTTGCATTTGTTATTGAGGAATTGGAAGGAGAAGTGAGTGTAACCGAAGGAATAAATCAAGGATTAAGCAAGGAGATCATTCTTAACTTCTTTGGAGCAGCAATCGTGGAGGTTGTAGAGGCGTGGCTAACCAATGGATTATCTGAGCCCACCCAAGTCATTGCAGAACAGGTTGGGACTTTGTTGGATCGGAATTTTTAG
- a CDS encoding carboxymuconolactone decarboxylase family protein: MDRIEKSKEKYQQLFGEGVPSSYATDPEFQDILSRFIFGEVFCQGTLTGIQRELLTLVVLTVNQALPQLRAHVHAALNIGVTPVEMKEAVYQCAPYIGFPRTLNAINEVNEVFASRNIALPIESQSQVSEDNRLEKGLAVQIEIFGNVIEKMRANTPSNQQHIQEYLSAFCFGDFYTRDGLDLKVRELLTLGMVSALGGAEGQVKAHVQGNINVGNDKETLIAAITHCLPYIGFPRTLNALACINEVIPESEER, encoded by the coding sequence GTGGATCGAATCGAAAAGAGTAAGGAAAAATACCAACAACTATTTGGTGAAGGCGTACCTTCTTCATATGCAACAGATCCTGAATTTCAGGATATCCTAAGCCGTTTTATTTTTGGAGAAGTGTTCTGTCAAGGTACTTTGACGGGCATTCAGCGGGAACTATTGACCTTAGTGGTCCTTACGGTCAACCAGGCATTACCTCAGCTCAGGGCACATGTTCATGCAGCGTTGAATATTGGGGTGACTCCGGTAGAAATGAAAGAGGCCGTTTACCAGTGTGCCCCATACATCGGTTTTCCGAGAACACTAAACGCCATTAATGAAGTGAATGAGGTATTCGCTTCCCGTAATATTGCATTGCCTATTGAAAGCCAAAGCCAGGTATCAGAAGATAATCGTTTGGAGAAAGGACTTGCCGTACAGATCGAGATTTTCGGTAATGTCATTGAAAAAATGCGAGCAAATACACCTTCTAATCAGCAGCATATTCAGGAGTACCTTTCGGCTTTTTGCTTCGGGGATTTCTACACCCGCGATGGACTTGATTTGAAAGTCCGGGAGTTGTTAACACTGGGTATGGTTAGTGCATTAGGAGGAGCCGAAGGGCAAGTGAAGGCACATGTGCAAGGAAATATAAATGTGGGAAATGACAAGGAAACGTTGATTGCAGCAATCACACATTGTCTGCCTTATATCGGTTTTCCGAGAACACTAAATGCACTCGCTTGCATTAATGAAGTTATTCCGGAAAGTGAAGAAAGATAA